A window of Synergistales bacterium contains these coding sequences:
- a CDS encoding 3-isopropylmalate dehydratase, translating to MKVKGKVWKYGDSVNTDVIFPGKYTYTLREPEEMAKVALEDLDSDFNENAKPGDIIVGGKNWGCGSSREQAVTCLKERGIAAIVAKSFARIYYRNCINQGLPIVVSPEAVDAIEKGEQIEIDFDDGVIHTSKGDFSFPPFPDFVRGLIEDGGLIPHVRKSLGISD from the coding sequence ATGAAGGTCAAGGGCAAGGTCTGGAAATACGGCGACAGCGTGAACACCGACGTCATCTTCCCGGGCAAGTACACCTACACACTCCGTGAGCCCGAAGAGATGGCCAAGGTGGCACTGGAAGACCTGGACAGCGACTTCAACGAGAACGCCAAGCCCGGCGACATCATTGTGGGCGGCAAGAACTGGGGCTGCGGCTCCTCCCGCGAGCAGGCCGTCACCTGCCTGAAGGAACGCGGGATCGCCGCCATCGTCGCCAAGAGCTTCGCGCGGATCTACTACCGCAACTGCATCAACCAGGGGCTGCCCATCGTGGTCTCCCCGGAGGCCGTGGACGCCATCGAGAAGGGCGAGCAGATCGAGATCGACTTCGACGACGGCGTGATCCACACGTCCAAGGGCGACTTCAGCTTCCCGCCCTTCCCCGACTTCGTGCGGGGACTCATCGAAGACGGCGGGCTCATCCCCCACGTCCGGAAATCACTGGGTATCTCTGACTAA
- a CDS encoding 3-isopropylmalate dehydratase small subunit produces MEQTVFRGKAWVFGDDVDTDLIYHNKYLHITDPEEMPQYAFEYYPGRENFANEVNEGDILVAGKNFGCGSSREHAVYALKYAGIPVVIADSFSRIYYRNAVNNGYPVLFAPGITDVVSDGDEIEVNMETGQIKNLTTGEETHGDAVANLEKEIMSHGGLLQYLKAQTGHD; encoded by the coding sequence ATGGAACAGACTGTCTTCCGCGGCAAGGCCTGGGTCTTCGGTGACGACGTGGACACCGACCTCATTTACCACAACAAGTACCTGCACATCACCGACCCCGAGGAGATGCCCCAGTACGCCTTCGAGTACTACCCGGGCAGGGAGAACTTCGCCAACGAGGTCAACGAGGGCGACATCCTCGTGGCCGGCAAGAACTTCGGCTGCGGCTCCTCCCGGGAGCACGCCGTCTACGCGCTGAAGTACGCCGGCATCCCCGTGGTCATCGCCGACTCCTTCTCCCGCATCTACTACCGGAACGCCGTCAACAACGGCTACCCCGTGCTCTTCGCCCCCGGCATCACCGATGTGGTGAGCGACGGCGACGAGATCGAGGTCAACATGGAGACCGGCCAGATCAAAAACCTCACCACCGGCGAGGAGACCCACGGCGACGCCGTGGCCAACCTGGAAAAGGAGATCATGTCCCACGGCGGACTGCTCCAGTACCTCAAGGCACAGACCGGACACGACTAG
- a CDS encoding 3-isopropylmalate dehydratase large subunit, with protein sequence MGKTFAEKALGRAAGHEVTANDVVTVEPDFCMSHDNAAPISKIFKKIGVDKVWDPDHLVFILDHAVPAPSDKHAQNHKDVREFVAEQGIRHFYDVMSDGGVCHQVMCEAGYALPGTIIVGSDSHTCTYGAFGAFSTGIGRSEMAATWATGKIWFKVPESMKVNVTGSFPKGVASKDLILKLIGDIGADGADYMSAEFHGPGIEQMSLAERMTITNMGIEMGGKNAACPPDQKVMDFVRDIAKTDNWEPLWADDDAVYTKELSYNLNDLVPGLAKPHTVDNWGPIDEMKGETIHQAFLGSCTNARIEDLRGAAEILKGHKVAVRTIVIPASWAVYRQAMKEGLMDIFLDAGCVITNPGCGPCMGNHEGILAPGEVCISTANRNFKGRMGNKESFIYLASPLTVAASALKGEFADPREV encoded by the coding sequence ATGGGCAAGACCTTTGCCGAAAAGGCCCTTGGCAGGGCCGCGGGGCACGAGGTGACGGCCAACGACGTGGTCACCGTGGAACCGGACTTCTGCATGAGCCACGACAACGCCGCCCCCATCTCCAAGATCTTTAAGAAGATCGGCGTCGACAAGGTGTGGGACCCCGACCATCTGGTCTTCATCCTGGACCACGCCGTCCCGGCGCCGTCGGACAAACACGCCCAGAACCACAAGGATGTCCGCGAATTCGTGGCCGAGCAGGGCATCAGACATTTCTACGACGTCATGAGCGACGGCGGCGTCTGCCACCAGGTGATGTGCGAGGCCGGCTACGCCCTGCCGGGCACCATCATCGTGGGCAGCGACAGCCACACCTGTACCTACGGCGCCTTCGGAGCCTTCTCCACCGGCATCGGCCGCAGCGAGATGGCCGCCACCTGGGCCACCGGCAAGATCTGGTTCAAGGTCCCCGAGAGCATGAAGGTCAACGTCACCGGCTCCTTCCCCAAGGGTGTGGCCTCCAAGGATCTGATCCTCAAGCTCATCGGCGACATCGGTGCCGACGGCGCCGACTACATGTCCGCCGAGTTCCACGGCCCCGGCATCGAGCAGATGAGCCTGGCCGAACGGATGACCATCACCAACATGGGCATCGAGATGGGCGGCAAGAACGCAGCCTGTCCGCCGGACCAGAAGGTGATGGACTTCGTCAGGGACATCGCCAAGACCGACAACTGGGAGCCCCTCTGGGCCGACGACGACGCCGTCTACACCAAGGAGCTCAGCTACAACCTGAACGATCTCGTCCCCGGCCTGGCCAAGCCGCACACCGTGGACAACTGGGGCCCCATCGACGAGATGAAAGGCGAGACGATCCACCAGGCCTTCCTGGGCAGCTGCACCAACGCCCGCATCGAGGACCTGCGCGGCGCCGCGGAGATCCTCAAGGGCCACAAGGTGGCCGTGCGGACCATCGTCATCCCCGCTTCCTGGGCGGTCTACCGCCAGGCCATGAAAGAGGGCCTCATGGACATCTTCCTCGACGCCGGATGCGTCATCACCAACCCGGGCTGCGGGCCCTGCATGGGCAACCACGAAGGCATCCTGGCCCCGGGCGAGGTCTGCATCTCCACCGCCAACCGGAACTTCAAGGGGCGCATGGGCAACAAGGAGAGCTTCATCTACCTGGCCAGCCCCCTCACCGTTGCGGCCTCGGCCCTGAAGGGCGAGTTCGCCGATCCGAGGGAGGTGTAA